In Fusarium oxysporum f. sp. lycopersici 4287 chromosome 9, whole genome shotgun sequence, the genomic stretch CAAATGTGGTAAATAATCTTCAGTGAAGCTCACCACTGATATAGCCATGCTCTTGAACACCGTCCAGACAACCTGACATCGTTTGGGTCCGTGGAAAAGGTGCAGACAACCCACAGCAAGCTCGACGTTTATAATCGGCTGTTATACTTATACACAGTATATAGAGAAACGTGAATTCCAGGCCAGGACAACTATCCTTGTAAGGGGTGCCAAGCCACAATCTGGCAGGCCAGATATCGATGAAGACAACATCGGGCCAGCACCGTGACATAAGTAGATCAAGGAAGATCGTCGCTCTTGGACGACTTGCCACCCGTGCTTCCATAAGGCCTCAGGTTCCATCCTTGATATGGTTTGACTCCCTGAGTGCTGCTACCGTTGGCACTAGGGATGATGGACGGAGGTGGGTTATGACGAGGCAAGTTAGGCTCTCGCTTGATAGGTGGAGGGGGAAGTGACGCCGATGCAGCAGGAAGAAGGCTTGAAGGAGGCGGATGGGCCGGTAGGTCAACCTTGACTGGCTTTGTCTCCTTTTTGACCTCAGGCTCCTCAGGCTGCATGAGCCCCTTTTTGCGAAGATACTGGATTGACTGAAGGACAGTAAGATCTTCTTGCTCCTTGTCGTTGAGAAtcaatcgttgctgaataGTGAGCCGTCCATTGTTGGCCTCACGATCCTTCATGGCTGCTTCGCGGACTTCAGGATCATGGACGAAGCGGCacttgcccttcttgccgCATGTTCCACCAGTGGAATAATATTTGCAATGCTTGGATACGTCGGCTTTCTTGGCCGGCGGAGGAGGCGGGGGAGCAACATGTGCACGAGTAGACATAACTTCTGGCTCGTCATCTGATGACTCCTCTGTTGGATCTCGCATCTCGTCACCTTCGTCGCCCTGTTCTCGCTTTCGCTTGATCGACGACTCAACTTTGCGCAACTGTCGTCTGAGTTTGTCGGCTTGTTTCTCTAGCGAGGAGGCCTTGTCTTCGCCATTCTGTGCCAACTCGGcattcttcttggcttctaCGCGAGCCTTGGTGGGGAAatgcttctttctctccgCTAGGAAAGAGGCAACATCTTTGACACTGTAATTGTTAGCAATATTATAGCGGAAGGGCTACGAGTACTTACTTGAGTGTTTCTTGTCCGATCAAGTCCGTCAAAACCTTCTCCTCaccttcgtcatcttcagaCTCCGAATCCATACCAGGGGTAAGACCGAGCGTGTTGgtcttgcgcttcttcttctttcccaAAGTTGGGGTTTCGGATTTGTGATGAGCAGAGTCGTTGTTTCCATGTTTCTGGTGACGTGACTTGTCATTTCCATGGTGACCTCCGCGACCTCGAGTGTTCCCGTCACGAAAGCCTCCTCTACCACGACGGTTGTTGTGGCCGTAGTAGCCGTCCTGATGATGACCAGGGGGTAGAGGGGGGCCAGGGTATGCCGGAtactgaggaggaggatagtgAACTGCTCGTGGGTCATGAGGATAAGGCTGACCATAGCCATTAGCTGGTGGCATGGCTTCATGCTCATAGCCAGGTCGCACAGGACCATTTAACGGAGGCTTTGGGCCATTGCGGTCATTGTAACCACCGCGCCCTCTCCCGTTGCTATAAGGGCCTCCCGGGGGCTGTCCAGCACCACTCCACTGGGCCTGGTTTGGGGGAGGGGGTGGCCCTTGGTAAGGATAGGCCTGTGGAGCGCCGTAAGGTGGCTGTTGAGGGTATTGAGGGGGAGGGTATGGCTGGGCAGGATAGTTGGGATGGTAATTGCCTGGGGGCATAGAACCTTGCGGATGCCCATGAGGAGGATGCCCATGCTCTGGTCCCCATTGAGGCTGCGGAGGGTAGCTTCCTGCAGGGGGATGCGCGGCGCCGTAGGGGGGAGGGTTGTGATGGGGAGGATATGGCTGGCCATTGTATTCATAATGACCTTGAGGGGAGCCATGGTAGTCTCCACGGCCGCCATTGTAATGGCCACCGCGTCCTCGTCCATGATGCCCTCCTCGACCTTGGCCATGTTGAGGGTATGATGGAGCTTGTGGCCCATAACTTGAAGTTCCACCAGAAGAAGGCGGCGGTGGCGGAGGTGGAGGACCGTAACCGTAACCTGACATGGTGAAGGTAAGTGTTGATGACAATAGACGTAGGGGGGTCGATGCTCAGGTGGCAGGATTTGAAGATCGCGAAGGGCAAAGTCGGATTTTCAGCTGGAGATCGAAACTTCAAGGCGTGCGTTTGTAATTGAATCGATTGTTTGTTTGCAAAGTTACTCGATGGAGTGTCGGAATTCAGCGAGTCGAAAGTCGGGAGTGGTGAAAAATCTAGGGGAGTTGCTGTGACGGAGTAAAAGTTTACGTAGGATAAGACAACGTGAGAAAGAATTCAAGTGACAGAGAGTAGGAATCAGAGTTAAAAATATCTTGTTGGAACTCTCAGGCTGGTAATTGAGGCAATGGCACCAGGACTGCAGTTGCCCGTTTGTGATGCCCTttccaaaaaaaaaaaaaaaaagacgGCACGACAATGATTGAAAGACGGAAGGAGCTTCCTCTAGAGCGCCAGACTGTGACGAACTTCCCTGTACACCGCAGTCACGGTTGGTGTACCAGTCTTCTTTCAGAAGGCGGTGAGATGCTTGGAGCTCCAATTCAACCGAAGGCGGCTTAGCGGCACTGGCATTCTTTTCTGCCGCTCTCAAGGTTATTTGGACGCTGAGAAACACCCTGAGGCTGGTACTGAAGAACTTCATAGAGCTGAATTTCTTTTCATAGGTCTTGAGCGATCTTTTATTTCTCCTTTATCCCTGACTTACCAGAAGACTCATATTGGCGCATTTCTCCCGCACTCGGTGTTCCAATGTTCATCTTGGTTTGTTTCACCCTGCTATAGATGCATGAATGAAGAACTCATAAGTTGTTTAGACGAAGATCGCCGACTTGGTGCAAATTGCGCCGGAGGATTTCTCCAAGCGCAGCATAGACGCAATCGAAGACAACATCAATGCCAAATATTCCAATAAAGTGAGATTTATTTTACGCATCGCACATTGAATCCGTGACTAACAGAGCGTTGCAGGTTATACAAAAGATTGGACTTTGTATCTGCTTGTACGATTTGCAGTGGGCTTCAGAAGGTCTCATTGGTCATGGCACAGGTTTGGTGAACGTGAACAGTGAGTAGAAATGCACTTTGAACTTGAGGTGAAGCTAATGGAGCATCGCGCAGCTGAGTTTCGTATGGTCGTATTCCGTCCCTTCAAAGGTGAAGTCATGATTGGCAGAATACGAAGTTCTACACCCGCAGGCATCAATCTGAGAACAGATTTCTTCGACGATATCTTTGTGCCATTTGAGGAGTTACCAGAGGGTGCTGAATAGTGAGAAGCCCGTGATGGTTCACATATGCAGACGCTAACACCGTGCAGCAACCACAGCGAACAACTCTGGATCTGGAATCTCGATGAGGATCGACTCTTCTATGATAACCATGAGATGGTTCGCTTTCAAGTAATCGATGAGGAGTGGCACGATCAAGCTCCCGCTGGACCAACACAAGCCGAAGATTCACCTTTGAAAACTCCGTACCGCATCAAGGCTAGTATGGCTGCTGAAGGATTAGGTGTATGCCTCTGGTGGGATGGAGCATAGTTTTGGATAATGGACTGAGGAATTattgaagaacaagggcCCAGGAAAAATATGTCACCGCGTTTTATTTGGCGTATGTACATTTGCTCGTTCTATGAATCTACGATTTGATACCCGCCAAAAGACGTTCCTCAACGTTGTCCAGAACAGAGTAGTGCTCCACAACGTTCAAGTTCTCAATCTCGGCCACGAACTGCTTGTGGGGGTCCTGGCCAGGACCACCCATCATGGGGTTAGGCATCTGCTGCGCTTGCATTTGCTGGGCAACCTGGCTGGCGGCTACATTGTGTTAGTGCATGGTCAAGGAATTGCCAGATCAGGACGCCTACCATTGTCACTGCCAAGAAGGAACACATAAACAAACTGGAGACCGAAGATGCAAAGGAAGTACCAGCTGATACTGGACATCCATCGAGGATCCATTTCCCTGGTCTGAACACCAGCCTGGAGCATGCTCTTGAACTTGATAGTAATGGGGAAGGGCAGTTTCACTATTACGATTAGTCTTGTCTATATTCAATGATAATTCAACATACTGATGACATATCCACTGAAAAAGGCGTTAATCCAGCTCATGATGAGTGTATTGGGGATAATCATGGCCATATTGTTCTTCATCATACCCATCATTCCGTCCATAGCGCTGGGA encodes the following:
- a CDS encoding DNA-directed RNA polymerase III subunit RPC8; its protein translation is MFILTKIADLVQIAPEDFSKRSIDAIEDNINAKYSNKVIQKIGLCICLYDLQWASEGLIGHGTGLVNVNTEFRMVVFRPFKGEVMIGRIRSSTPAGINLRTDFFDDIFVPFEELPEGAEYNHSEQLWIWNLDEDRLFYDNHEMVRFQVIDEEWHDQAPAGPTQAEDSPLKTPYRIKASMAAEGLGVCLWWDGA